Below is a genomic region from Hyalangium minutum.
CGAGGTGCCGTACGGAATGCGCGAGGCCAGGCACGCCATCTGCGGCTTGTCCCAGGTGGGCAGCCCGAGCTGCTGGCTCCAGGCGCGGATCTCGTCCTTGGTCAGCCCGGCCTGCGCCAAAGGCGACTGCACCTGGTGCTCCTTGGCGGCCTTGTGCCCCGGGCGGTGATCCTTGAAGTCGTCCGCGTTGAACCCGTCGAGCACCACCGCGTACCCGAGCTGCTGGCGGCGGGCCTCGCACAAGTCGTACAGCTCCGTCTTGCAGAAGTAGCAGCGGTTGGTGGGATTGGCGGCGTACTGGGGGTTGGCCAGCTCGTTGCTCGTCACCACCTCGTGCCGGGCGCCGATCTTCTGAGCCAGCTCGCGCGCCTCCTGCTCTTCCTCGGGGGCCACCGAGGCCGACAGGGCCGTGATGGCCAGCGCCCGCTCGCCCAGCTCCTCCACGGCGATCTTCAGCACGAAGGTGGAGTCCACCCCGCCCGAGAACGCCACCAGCGCGGTGCCGTGGGCGCGGAGAGCCGCGCGCATGGCCTCCAGCTTGGGTCGGGAGCTGTCACACAGGGCCTGGATCTGCTCGGGGCTCAGCATGGCGCTCTCCTAAAGGAAAGGGCCCCCGATTGCACGCGCAACCCGGGGGCCCTGAGTTCCTGTCAGCCCTGCCTGCTCAGTGCAGGGCGCTGGGACTACTTGCTGCGCTTGGCGCTCTTCTTGGCAGCCGCCGCCGGCTTGGCCACGCGAGCCGCGCGGGTGGCGGGCCGGGCCTTGGCGCCCTTCGGGGCCGCCGCCTTCGCCTCGCCCTTGGCCTTGGGCTCGGCCTTGGGCTCGGCCGGGGCCGCCTCGGCCTGCCGCGCCTTCTTCGGCAGCGGGTTGGCCTTCATCTTCTTGCCGGTGATGACCTTCAGCTCCTCCGGCGTCACCAGGCTCAGGTCCAGCAGCGACTGGAAGATCTTCATCGCGCCGTCCTCGACGCTCTCCGTGTCGGAGTGGATCGTCACCTCAGGCGAGGTGGGCGGCTCGTACGGCTCGGTGATGCCGATGAAGTTGGGGATCTCGCCACTGAGCGCCTTCTTGTACTTGCCCGTGGTGTCGCGCTCGATCAGCTTCTCGGTGGGGCAGTCGACGTAGACCTCCACGTACTTGCTGATCACGCGGCGGTTCTCCTCGCGGACGGTCTTGTAGGGGCTGACCGAGGGAACGATGACCGCCACGTTGTTGCGGGTCAGCAACTGGGCCACGAAGCCCAGGCGCCGCACGGTGACGGAGCGCTCCTCCTTGCTGTCCCCCAGGCCCTGCCAGAGGTCATCGCCCAGCTCTCCCTCGTCGAGGATCTCCACATTGCGCCCCACCTGTCGCAGACGTGCGGCAATGTAGGCGGCGTACGTGCTCTTACCGGTACCGTGCATGCCGGTCAGCCAGAGCGTAAAACCAGTCGTGCTGGGCATAGAGGTGCTCACTCCCTGCGCTCGAAGCGGTTG
It encodes:
- the larE gene encoding ATP-dependent sacrificial sulfur transferase LarE yields the protein MLSPEQIQALCDSSRPKLEAMRAALRAHGTALVAFSGGVDSTFVLKIAVEELGERALAITALSASVAPEEEQEARELAQKIGARHEVVTSNELANPQYAANPTNRCYFCKTELYDLCEARRQQLGYAVVLDGFNADDFKDHRPGHKAAKEHQVQSPLAQAGLTKDEIRAWSQQLGLPTWDKPQMACLASRIPYGTSVTRERLFQIAAAESEMRRLGFRQFRVRYHQEVARLELASEEYERFFSGDVRERINTALKAIGFKFVALDLEPFRSGRMNEAAGVTKPAQPSQGFSLPVVS
- the cysC gene encoding adenylyl-sulfate kinase, with product MPSTTGFTLWLTGMHGTGKSTYAAYIAARLRQVGRNVEILDEGELGDDLWQGLGDSKEERSVTVRRLGFVAQLLTRNNVAVIVPSVSPYKTVREENRRVISKYVEVYVDCPTEKLIERDTTGKYKKALSGEIPNFIGITEPYEPPTSPEVTIHSDTESVEDGAMKIFQSLLDLSLVTPEELKVITGKKMKANPLPKKARQAEAAPAEPKAEPKAKGEAKAAAPKGAKARPATRAARVAKPAAAAKKSAKRSK